In a single window of the Cumulibacter manganitolerans genome:
- the ftsY gene encoding signal recognition particle-docking protein FtsY translates to MEWLYISLALLVVIIGGGYAYIVSKGRKVMRLEDRPARGARAEGSTAGGAERPGAGTATLDRPGPAPAGPTATRPAPSERTPLETPRTTGPARSDADLEPTDSDIEAELESIIIPNDAAALAPPADTAPAEVISEPQVEVEPQPEVEPAPAAVPLDTPPSTKGRMGRLRERLARSNSAFGRGLLAVLAKDEMEEEDWEDLEDSLLRADVGVAASTHIVEQLRTKSMAVGAASSEKVKALLADEMVDALDEGMDRSLAATRADGTPAVVMVVGVNGTGKTTTCGKLARVLVGDGHTVLMGAADTFRAAAADQLSTWGERVGVDVVRGPEKADPASVAFDAVKEGKARGVDTVLIDTAGRLHTKQGLMDELGKVKRVVEKHGPVDETLLVLDATTGQNGLVQARVFTDVVNVTGVVLTKLDGSAKGGIVIAVQKELGVPVKFVGMGEGKDDLIPFVPREFVDGLLQTT, encoded by the coding sequence ATGGAATGGCTCTACATATCGCTGGCCCTGCTCGTCGTCATCATCGGCGGCGGCTACGCCTACATCGTCAGCAAGGGCCGCAAGGTCATGCGGCTGGAGGACCGCCCCGCGCGTGGCGCGCGCGCGGAGGGCTCGACTGCCGGTGGGGCGGAGCGCCCCGGCGCCGGCACGGCGACGCTCGACCGCCCGGGGCCGGCCCCCGCGGGGCCCACCGCGACCCGTCCGGCGCCGTCGGAGCGGACCCCGCTCGAGACGCCGCGCACCACGGGCCCGGCCCGCTCGGACGCCGACCTCGAGCCGACCGACTCCGACATCGAGGCCGAGCTCGAGTCGATCATCATCCCGAACGACGCGGCGGCCCTCGCGCCACCGGCCGACACCGCTCCCGCCGAGGTCATCTCTGAACCTCAGGTCGAGGTTGAGCCTCAACCAGAGGTCGAGCCCGCACCGGCGGCGGTCCCCCTCGACACCCCGCCGTCGACCAAGGGGCGGATGGGCCGGCTGCGCGAACGGCTGGCGCGCTCCAACAGCGCGTTCGGCCGCGGGCTGCTCGCCGTCCTCGCCAAGGACGAGATGGAGGAGGAGGACTGGGAGGACCTCGAGGACTCCCTCCTGCGCGCCGACGTCGGCGTCGCTGCCTCCACCCACATCGTCGAGCAGCTGCGCACCAAGTCGATGGCCGTCGGTGCCGCCAGCTCCGAGAAGGTCAAGGCGCTGCTCGCCGATGAGATGGTCGACGCCCTCGACGAGGGCATGGACCGCTCGCTGGCGGCCACCCGCGCCGACGGGACGCCGGCCGTCGTGATGGTCGTCGGCGTCAACGGGACCGGCAAGACGACCACGTGCGGCAAGCTGGCCCGCGTGCTGGTCGGGGACGGGCACACCGTGCTGATGGGCGCCGCCGACACGTTCCGCGCGGCCGCCGCCGACCAGCTGAGCACCTGGGGAGAGCGGGTGGGCGTCGACGTCGTGCGCGGACCCGAGAAGGCGGACCCGGCCTCGGTCGCGTTCGACGCGGTCAAGGAGGGCAAGGCGCGCGGCGTCGACACCGTGCTGATCGACACGGCCGGCCGGCTGCACACCAAGCAGGGCCTGATGGACGAGCTCGGCAAGGTCAAGCGGGTCGTCGAGAAGCACGGCCCGGTCGACGAGACGCTGCTCGTGCTCGACGCGACCACGGGGCAGAACGGCCTGGTGCAGGCCCGGGTGTTCACCGACGTCGTCAACGTGACCGGCGTCGTGCTCACCAAGCTCGACGGCTCCGCCAAGGGCGGCATCGTGATCGCCGTGCAGAAGGAGCTCGGCGTCCCCGTGAAGTTCGTCGGCATGGGCGAGGGCAAGGACGACCTCATCCCGTTCGTGCCGCGAGAGTTCGTCGACGGCCTGCTGCAGACCACCTAG
- a CDS encoding energy-coupling factor ABC transporter ATP-binding protein: protein MNAPSLRVERLAFAYPDGHQALYGVDLRIDRGERVALLGPNGAGKTTLVLHLNGILGGGEGRIEVAGTPVTRPHLAEVRRRVGIVFQDPDDQLFMPTVRQDVAFGPANLGLRGAPLEAAVARALEQVGMAAYADRPPHHLSFGQRRRVAVATVLAMDPEILVLDEPSSNLDPAGRRELAEILQALDVTVLMVTHDLPYALQLCERSVVLDAGVIVADGSTADLLRDAELLARHRLELPFGFAVP from the coding sequence ATGAACGCGCCGTCGCTGCGGGTCGAACGGCTCGCGTTCGCCTACCCGGACGGCCACCAGGCGCTGTACGGCGTCGACCTGCGCATCGACCGCGGCGAGCGGGTGGCGCTGCTCGGCCCGAACGGGGCCGGCAAGACGACGCTGGTGCTGCACCTGAACGGCATCCTCGGCGGCGGCGAGGGGCGCATCGAGGTCGCCGGGACGCCGGTCACCCGCCCGCATCTGGCCGAGGTCCGCCGCCGCGTCGGGATCGTGTTCCAGGACCCCGACGACCAGCTGTTCATGCCGACGGTGCGCCAGGACGTCGCGTTCGGGCCGGCGAACCTGGGGCTGCGTGGCGCGCCGCTCGAGGCAGCGGTGGCGCGGGCGCTGGAGCAGGTCGGGATGGCCGCGTACGCCGACCGCCCGCCGCACCACCTGTCGTTCGGCCAGCGCCGGCGGGTCGCCGTGGCGACGGTGCTGGCGATGGACCCGGAGATCCTGGTGCTCGACGAGCCGTCGAGCAACCTGGATCCGGCGGGACGCCGGGAGCTCGCCGAGATCCTGCAGGCGCTCGACGTGACCGTCCTCATGGTCACCCACGACCTGCCCTATGCGCTGCAGCTGTGCGAGCGGTCGGTCGTCCTCGACGCCGGCGTCATCGTCGCCGACGGCAGCACCGCGGACCTGCTGCGCGACGCCGAGCTGCTCGCCCGTCATCGTCTCGAGCTGCCGTTCGGCTTCGCCGTCCCGTAG
- the cbiQ gene encoding cobalt ECF transporter T component CbiQ: MGAGHGDLGYVDGRSWLHGTSGHHKIVAAFVLVLAVVAVPRGTWWPFAVAVGVLVAAAAAARLPARRVLRRMLVETPFVVFALALPIIADGPRVAVFGVPVSEPGLLAAGAMLAKATVGVLAGVVLASTTRPAELVRGLHRLRMPGPLVEIASFMLRYVSVVSDDLRRMRIARESRCFAGSGPRQARAVAASAGTLFVRSYERGERVHLAMLARGYAGTMPVTETRDTARAPLALTAGVLIVVAAAATAWWLR, from the coding sequence GTGGGTGCGGGACACGGCGACCTCGGCTACGTCGACGGTCGCTCCTGGCTGCACGGCACCTCGGGCCACCACAAGATCGTCGCTGCCTTCGTCCTCGTCCTCGCGGTCGTGGCGGTACCGCGCGGTACGTGGTGGCCGTTCGCGGTCGCGGTCGGTGTGCTGGTGGCGGCCGCCGCAGCCGCCCGACTGCCGGCGCGACGCGTGCTGCGCCGGATGCTCGTCGAGACGCCGTTCGTGGTGTTCGCCCTCGCGCTGCCGATCATCGCCGACGGGCCCCGCGTCGCCGTCTTCGGCGTGCCGGTGAGCGAGCCCGGGCTGCTCGCGGCGGGGGCGATGCTGGCGAAGGCGACCGTCGGTGTGCTCGCCGGCGTCGTGCTGGCCTCGACGACCCGACCGGCGGAGCTGGTCCGTGGTCTGCACCGCCTTCGGATGCCGGGACCGCTGGTGGAGATCGCCTCGTTCATGCTGCGCTACGTCTCGGTCGTCTCCGACGACCTGCGCCGGATGCGGATCGCCCGCGAGTCGCGGTGCTTCGCCGGTTCCGGGCCGCGTCAGGCGCGGGCGGTGGCGGCGTCGGCCGGAACGCTGTTCGTGCGGTCCTACGAACGGGGCGAGAGGGTGCATCTGGCGATGCTGGCCAGAGGCTACGCCGGCACCATGCCGGTCACCGAGACGCGCGACACGGCGCGCGCGCCGCTCGCGCTGACGGCCGGCGTGCTGATCGTCGTCGCGGCCGCCGCCACGGCCTGGTGGCTGCGATGA
- a CDS encoding PDGLE domain-containing protein, which produces MTARPRTARAVAIGLLVAAVLMAGLLSYFASSAPDGLEKVAGDKGISDAARPHASEDGPLAHYRTKGVDDRGLSGGVAGVLGVVAVGAAGTGLFLLLRPRRPVEAAADAAAGRHADGR; this is translated from the coding sequence GTGACGGCGCGCCCGCGCACCGCCCGGGCGGTCGCGATCGGCCTGCTCGTCGCCGCCGTCCTCATGGCCGGTCTGCTGAGCTACTTCGCCTCGTCCGCGCCCGACGGGCTGGAGAAGGTGGCCGGCGACAAGGGGATCAGCGATGCCGCGCGTCCGCATGCGTCCGAGGACGGGCCGCTCGCGCACTACCGCACCAAGGGCGTGGACGACAGGGGGCTGTCCGGCGGCGTGGCCGGCGTGCTCGGGGTCGTGGCGGTCGGGGCGGCCGGCACCGGGCTGTTCCTGCTGCTGCGCCCGCGCCGTCCCGTCGAGGCGGCCGCCGACGCCGCCGCCGGCCGGCATGCGGACGGTCGCTGA
- a CDS encoding energy-coupling factor ABC transporter permease has product MHVPDGFLDAPTSIATGVAAAGAVALCLRGARRELDDRTAPLAGIVAAFVFAAQMLNFPVGAGTSGHLLGGALAAALVGPWTGALCVAVVLVVQALVFADGGLTALGTNVLLMAICTVIVSYGVMRLLVAALPRRRGSILVAVCGGALLSVPSAAALFVGLYAVGGAVAVPLPSLAGAMLTVHVLIGLGEALITSLVVGTVLATRPDLVFIARSLRTPLERRRAGAPADEVSA; this is encoded by the coding sequence GTGCACGTACCCGACGGATTCCTCGACGCGCCGACGTCGATCGCCACCGGAGTGGCGGCGGCCGGCGCCGTCGCGCTCTGCCTGCGGGGCGCCCGCCGGGAGCTCGACGACCGGACCGCTCCCCTGGCCGGCATCGTCGCGGCCTTCGTGTTCGCGGCGCAGATGCTCAACTTCCCGGTGGGCGCCGGGACCAGCGGACACCTGCTGGGCGGCGCCCTCGCCGCCGCCCTGGTCGGGCCGTGGACCGGAGCCCTGTGCGTCGCGGTCGTCCTCGTCGTGCAGGCCCTGGTCTTCGCGGACGGCGGCCTGACCGCGCTCGGCACCAACGTGCTGCTGATGGCGATCTGCACGGTCATCGTCTCGTACGGCGTCATGCGCCTGCTGGTGGCGGCGCTCCCCCGGCGGCGCGGCAGCATCCTGGTGGCCGTCTGCGGCGGCGCACTGCTGTCGGTCCCATCCGCGGCCGCCCTGTTCGTCGGGCTGTACGCGGTCGGTGGCGCGGTGGCCGTGCCGCTGCCGAGCCTGGCCGGCGCGATGTTGACCGTGCACGTCCTCATCGGCCTCGGCGAGGCACTGATCACCTCGCTCGTCGTCGGGACGGTCTTGGCCACCCGGCCCGATCTCGTCTTCATCGCCCGGAGCCTGCGCACGCCGCTCGAGCGGCGGCGTGCCGGCGCACCGGCCGACGAGGTGTCCGCGTGA
- a CDS encoding MauE/DoxX family redox-associated membrane protein: MHPEPADDSGSWARLRPAVGTAIRLVMGVVFGYAGISKILDIPVAKVSVESYRIFPREIADTIGVVLPVVEIALGLLLLLGVGTRIVSIMLSLLLIAFIAGIASLWVRGISTQCGCFGGSLIPTGRPDYPLEIARDSGMLLATAWLVLWPRTRFAVEDLLGRQQDPAAARVDDLGAPAGDALAAR; the protein is encoded by the coding sequence ATGCACCCGGAGCCCGCCGACGACAGCGGCTCGTGGGCTCGGCTGCGCCCCGCCGTCGGCACCGCGATCCGCCTGGTCATGGGCGTCGTCTTCGGGTACGCCGGCATCTCGAAGATTCTCGATATCCCGGTGGCGAAGGTGTCGGTCGAGTCCTACCGGATCTTCCCCCGCGAGATCGCCGACACGATCGGCGTCGTGCTCCCGGTCGTGGAGATCGCCCTCGGGCTGCTGCTGCTGCTCGGCGTCGGCACGCGCATCGTGTCGATCATGCTCTCGCTGCTGCTGATCGCCTTCATCGCCGGCATCGCCTCGCTGTGGGTCCGGGGCATCAGCACCCAGTGCGGCTGCTTCGGCGGATCGTTGATCCCGACCGGGCGGCCGGACTACCCGCTCGAGATCGCCCGCGACTCCGGGATGCTCCTCGCCACGGCATGGCTGGTGCTGTGGCCACGCACCCGCTTCGCGGTCGAGGACCTGCTGGGCCGCCAGCAGGACCCGGCCGCGGCCCGGGTGGACGACCTCGGCGCCCCGGCCGGCGACGCGCTCGCCGCCCGATGA
- a CDS encoding DsbA family protein, with protein sequence MSNSKKRTVKPGGSTGAPDRAGASKPASTAKSPSARAATARSNATGPKVGKKPATRSQPSKDRAKALADARKAAAGRGGSQTTIWIVAAVLVAALVVAGIIAVNSSNSEKEKAAASIDLGTGAVASNAITWGEQAAPVTIDYWVDLLCPACRAYETQAAPTVEKAVKDGKAKLVVHPVAILNNSSSPAGYSTRAGAAVMCAGDQPKGYLYMKELYNEQPAEGGPGLSDKELISIGEKVGLGDAWTKCVTDGAQKDAPTANTDEFDKKGFKGTPTVLVNGTQMTSGTVAELSKAIDAAAA encoded by the coding sequence ATGTCGAACTCGAAGAAGCGCACCGTCAAGCCCGGCGGCTCGACCGGCGCGCCGGACCGCGCGGGCGCGTCGAAGCCGGCGTCCACCGCCAAGTCGCCCTCCGCGCGGGCCGCCACGGCGCGCTCCAACGCGACCGGGCCGAAGGTCGGCAAGAAGCCCGCGACCCGGTCGCAGCCGAGCAAGGACCGCGCCAAGGCGCTGGCGGACGCCCGCAAGGCGGCGGCCGGACGCGGCGGCAGCCAGACGACGATCTGGATCGTCGCGGCCGTTCTCGTCGCGGCGCTCGTCGTCGCCGGCATCATCGCGGTGAACAGCAGCAACAGCGAGAAGGAAAAGGCCGCCGCCTCGATCGACCTCGGCACCGGAGCGGTCGCGTCCAACGCGATCACCTGGGGCGAGCAGGCGGCGCCCGTCACGATCGACTACTGGGTGGACCTGCTGTGCCCGGCGTGCCGCGCCTACGAGACGCAGGCCGCGCCCACCGTCGAGAAGGCGGTCAAGGACGGCAAGGCCAAGCTCGTCGTGCACCCGGTCGCGATCCTCAACAACAGCTCGTCCCCGGCCGGCTACTCCACCCGCGCCGGAGCGGCCGTGATGTGCGCCGGCGACCAGCCCAAGGGCTACCTGTACATGAAGGAGCTCTACAACGAGCAGCCGGCCGAGGGCGGCCCGGGGCTGTCCGACAAGGAGCTGATCTCGATCGGTGAGAAGGTCGGCCTCGGCGACGCGTGGACGAAGTGCGTCACCGACGGCGCGCAGAAGGACGCGCCCACGGCCAACACCGACGAATTCGACAAGAAGGGCTTCAAGGGCACGCCGACCGTGCTGGTCAACGGGACCCAGATGACGTCCGGCACCGTCGCCGAGCTGAGCAAGGCGATCGACGCCGCCGCAGCGTAG
- the ffh gene encoding signal recognition particle protein, with product MFDTLSDRLEKVFTGLRSKGRLTEADINATAREIRIALLEADVALPVVKAFVAAIKQRALGAEVSKALNPAQQFIKIVNDELIGVLGGETRRLQFAKNPPTVIMLAGLQGAGKTTLAGKLSQWLRGQGHSPVLVACDLQRPNAVTQLQVVGKQAGVDVYAPEPGNGVGDPVQVARDSIEHAKRQMHDIVIVDTAGRLGVDTEMMQQAIDIREAVRPDEVLFVIDAMIGQDAITTAEAFRDGVGFTGVVLSKLDGDARGGAALSVRYVTGQPIMFASTGEKLEDFDVFHPERMASRILGMGDMLTLIEQAQQTFDEDEAERMAQKVASGNKFTLEDFLEQMLAIRRMGPLQNLLGMLPGAGQMKEQLNNLDEKDLDRTAAIIRSMTPAERRDPKMINGSRRLRIANGSGVTVSEVNNLVTRFFEARKMMTQMSGAMGLGGGSGISRKSRNAKNKKGGKKGKKGTSRPNRPMGLPGMGGMPGLPPGGLPDGFPDLGRAGGKLPKIPGMPDLSKLDLPKE from the coding sequence GTGTTCGACACCCTTTCCGACCGCCTGGAGAAGGTCTTCACCGGCCTGCGCAGCAAGGGCCGGCTGACCGAGGCCGACATCAACGCGACGGCGCGCGAGATCCGCATCGCGCTGCTGGAGGCGGACGTCGCGCTCCCCGTCGTCAAGGCATTCGTCGCCGCGATCAAGCAACGCGCCCTCGGGGCGGAGGTCTCCAAGGCGCTCAACCCCGCGCAGCAGTTCATCAAGATCGTCAACGACGAGCTGATTGGTGTCCTGGGTGGGGAGACGCGGCGGCTGCAGTTCGCGAAGAACCCGCCGACCGTGATCATGCTCGCCGGCCTGCAGGGTGCCGGCAAGACGACGCTCGCCGGCAAGCTGTCGCAGTGGCTGCGTGGGCAAGGCCACTCGCCCGTGCTGGTGGCGTGCGACCTGCAGCGACCCAACGCGGTCACCCAGCTGCAGGTCGTCGGCAAGCAGGCCGGCGTCGATGTCTACGCCCCGGAGCCGGGCAACGGAGTCGGCGACCCGGTGCAGGTCGCGCGCGACTCGATCGAGCACGCGAAGCGGCAGATGCACGACATCGTCATCGTCGACACCGCCGGCCGCCTCGGCGTGGACACCGAGATGATGCAGCAGGCGATCGACATCCGCGAGGCGGTGCGCCCCGACGAGGTGCTGTTCGTCATCGACGCCATGATCGGCCAGGACGCGATCACGACGGCCGAGGCGTTCCGGGACGGCGTCGGGTTCACCGGCGTCGTCCTGTCGAAGCTCGACGGCGATGCGCGCGGTGGTGCGGCGCTCTCGGTGCGCTACGTGACCGGCCAGCCGATCATGTTCGCCTCCACCGGCGAGAAGCTCGAGGACTTCGACGTCTTCCACCCCGAGCGGATGGCCTCCCGCATCCTCGGCATGGGCGACATGCTCACCCTCATCGAGCAGGCGCAGCAGACGTTCGACGAGGACGAGGCCGAGCGGATGGCGCAGAAGGTCGCCTCCGGCAACAAGTTCACCCTCGAGGACTTCCTGGAGCAGATGCTCGCCATCCGCCGGATGGGTCCCCTGCAGAACCTGCTCGGCATGCTGCCCGGAGCCGGACAGATGAAGGAGCAGCTGAACAACCTCGACGAGAAGGACCTCGACCGGACCGCGGCGATCATCCGCAGCATGACGCCGGCCGAGCGCCGGGACCCGAAGATGATCAACGGATCTCGCAGGCTGCGTATCGCGAACGGCTCCGGCGTCACCGTGTCCGAGGTCAACAACCTCGTCACCCGGTTCTTCGAGGCCCGCAAGATGATGACCCAGATGTCGGGGGCGATGGGCCTCGGCGGCGGCAGCGGCATCAGCCGCAAGTCGCGCAACGCCAAGAACAAGAAGGGCGGCAAGAAGGGCAAGAAGGGGACGTCGCGCCCGAACCGCCCGATGGGCCTGCCGGGTATGGGCGGCATGCCGGGGCTGCCTCCGGGCGGCCTGCCCGACGGCTTCCCGGATCTCGGCCGGGCCGGCGGCAAGCTGCCGAAGATCCCCGGCATGCCCGACCTGTCGAAGCTCGACCTTCCCAAGGAGTAG
- a CDS encoding amidohydrolase family protein produces MGALRFTGVVLPGDEQRDLYVVDGRVSYQPVASAETVTRGGYIVPGLVDAHCHLWNSPEGFVDGADHDRLRDNARQTRDGGATLIRDCGCPYDTAWMNDEPDLPEIIRAGKHIAQDKRYITGVYTHTDAAHLPAQMAAEARRGDGWVKLVGDWIDRGAGDLAPLWGLDELRAGMTAAHAAGARVTAHTFSEAALPDLVASGIDCIEHGTGITDEVIAAMVEHGTALVPTLVNIRNFPSIADSAGKYPTYAEHMRSLYEEHPRRLRAAYEAGVPIYAGTDAGGGIAHGSIAEEVIALTGIGMSAVDALGAASWRARAWLGRPGLEEGAPADFACYSANPLDDLAVLREPRHVVLRGVVH; encoded by the coding sequence ATGGGTGCGCTGCGATTCACCGGCGTGGTGCTGCCCGGCGACGAGCAGCGCGACCTGTATGTCGTCGACGGGCGCGTCAGCTACCAGCCGGTCGCCTCCGCCGAGACAGTCACGCGGGGCGGCTACATCGTCCCCGGGCTCGTCGACGCGCACTGCCATCTGTGGAACTCGCCCGAGGGCTTCGTGGACGGCGCGGACCACGACCGGCTGAGGGACAACGCGCGGCAGACGCGCGACGGCGGCGCCACGCTGATTCGGGACTGCGGCTGCCCGTACGACACGGCGTGGATGAACGACGAGCCCGACCTGCCGGAGATCATCCGGGCAGGCAAGCACATCGCGCAGGACAAGCGCTACATCACCGGGGTGTACACCCACACCGACGCGGCCCACCTCCCGGCGCAGATGGCGGCCGAGGCGCGTCGGGGCGACGGGTGGGTCAAGCTCGTGGGCGACTGGATCGACCGCGGCGCAGGCGATCTGGCTCCGCTTTGGGGCCTCGACGAGCTGCGCGCCGGGATGACCGCCGCGCACGCCGCGGGCGCCCGCGTCACGGCGCACACCTTCTCCGAGGCCGCCCTTCCCGACCTCGTCGCATCCGGTATCGACTGCATCGAGCACGGCACCGGCATCACCGACGAGGTGATCGCCGCCATGGTCGAGCACGGCACGGCGCTCGTTCCCACGCTCGTCAACATCCGCAACTTTCCGTCGATCGCCGACAGCGCGGGAAAGTACCCGACGTATGCCGAGCACATGCGATCGCTGTACGAGGAGCATCCGAGGCGGCTGCGGGCCGCGTACGAGGCCGGCGTGCCGATCTACGCCGGTACCGACGCCGGCGGCGGGATCGCTCACGGCTCGATCGCCGAGGAGGTGATCGCGCTGACCGGCATCGGGATGAGCGCCGTCGACGCCTTGGGAGCGGCGTCATGGCGGGCCCGCGCCTGGCTGGGCCGCCCCGGCCTCGAGGAGGGTGCGCCAGCCGACTTCGCCTGCTACTCGGCCAATCCGCTCGACGACCTGGCCGTGCTGCGCGAACCGCGGCACGTCGTGCTGCGCGGCGTCGTCCACTGA
- a CDS encoding patatin-like phospholipase family protein has protein sequence MPGPLAPEHWVCLAGGNALGAFHAGALEALLEAEPPVTRVAGASIGAVSAGLLAGGPRDRAAERLRTYWARAEDRSAAGLLPASRQAAASRAMTGGRLGLFHPSLPGIWGALPLVPDDDHLHSTAPMRRTLEELIDFDVLNNGEIRVVVNALDQLTGEDVVFDSARTTITVDHLLASSALPLLFPPVEIDGRLLVDPGLSANLPVRPLFADPPRGDVVCWAIDLWPPVAERASSLDAVARRQQDLVFAAQSRHALELLEATVSAPLRSSGRRAVVHHLGYDGAGWEIAMKGFDYSPASLQRRLVAGRDAMQQALGGSLQPVDPGLHVVRHPFRG, from the coding sequence ATGCCGGGTCCACTCGCACCCGAGCACTGGGTGTGCCTCGCGGGCGGCAACGCCCTCGGAGCGTTCCACGCGGGCGCCCTGGAGGCGCTGCTCGAGGCGGAGCCACCGGTCACCAGGGTCGCGGGCGCGTCGATCGGCGCGGTGAGCGCCGGCCTGCTGGCCGGCGGCCCCCGCGACAGGGCCGCGGAGCGGTTGCGCACGTACTGGGCGCGCGCCGAGGACCGGTCGGCGGCCGGTCTGCTGCCGGCCTCCCGGCAGGCCGCAGCGTCCCGCGCGATGACCGGCGGCCGGCTCGGGCTCTTCCACCCGAGTCTGCCGGGGATCTGGGGTGCCCTCCCGCTGGTGCCCGACGACGACCACCTGCACTCCACCGCGCCGATGCGCCGCACGCTCGAAGAGCTGATCGACTTCGACGTGCTCAACAACGGCGAGATCCGGGTCGTGGTCAACGCGCTGGACCAGCTGACCGGCGAGGACGTCGTGTTCGACAGCGCCCGCACGACGATCACCGTCGATCACCTGCTCGCGAGCTCCGCGCTGCCGCTGCTGTTCCCCCCGGTCGAGATCGACGGCCGGCTGCTGGTCGACCCCGGCCTGTCGGCGAACCTTCCGGTCCGGCCGCTGTTCGCCGATCCGCCGCGCGGGGACGTCGTCTGCTGGGCGATCGACCTCTGGCCTCCCGTCGCCGAGCGCGCGTCCTCGCTGGACGCCGTGGCGCGCCGACAGCAGGATCTCGTGTTCGCTGCGCAGAGCCGCCATGCGCTCGAGCTGCTGGAGGCGACGGTCTCCGCGCCGCTGCGCTCCTCCGGCCGCCGGGCCGTCGTGCACCACCTGGGCTACGACGGCGCGGGATGGGAGATCGCGATGAAGGGCTTCGACTACTCGCCCGCGTCCCTGCAGCGGCGCCTGGTGGCGGGACGCGATGCGATGCAGCAGGCGTTGGGCGGCTCGCTCCAGCCGGTCGACCCGGGCCTGCATGTCGTCCGGCACCCGTTCCGGGGCTAG
- a CDS encoding LysE/ArgO family amino acid transporter codes for MLDLLTGVLTGLSLIVAIGAQNAYVLRQGLLRNHVTAVVAICIVADVLLIAAGVAGLGVVVQRVPQLLTVLTWAGAAYLVCLAVGAFRRALTTEHLDPSATPPSGLRVVVLTTLALTFLNPHVYLDTVLMLGSIASTHGAGRWLFGSGAMIASVLWFGALGLGARALSRLVHRASTWRAIDVAVGCVMLAVAVRLVTL; via the coding sequence GTGCTCGACCTCCTGACCGGCGTACTGACCGGCCTCTCGCTGATCGTTGCCATCGGCGCGCAGAACGCCTACGTGCTGCGGCAGGGGCTCCTGCGCAACCACGTGACGGCGGTCGTCGCGATCTGCATCGTCGCCGACGTCCTGCTGATCGCGGCAGGCGTCGCGGGCCTGGGTGTCGTGGTGCAGCGGGTGCCGCAGCTGTTGACCGTGCTGACCTGGGCGGGCGCGGCGTACCTGGTGTGCCTCGCCGTCGGGGCCTTCCGGCGCGCGCTGACCACCGAGCACCTCGATCCGTCGGCGACGCCGCCGTCCGGGCTCCGCGTCGTGGTCCTGACGACGCTGGCGTTGACCTTCCTCAACCCGCACGTGTACCTCGACACCGTGCTGATGCTCGGCTCGATCGCGAGCACGCACGGCGCCGGCCGATGGCTGTTCGGAAGCGGGGCGATGATCGCCAGCGTGCTCTGGTTCGGCGCTCTCGGACTGGGTGCGCGGGCGCTGTCGCGGCTGGTGCACCGGGCGTCCACGTGGCGGGCGATCGACGTCGCCGTGGGCTGCGTGATGCTCGCCGTCGCTGTACGCCTGGTCACGCTGTAG